From the genome of Brassica oleracea var. oleracea cultivar TO1000 chromosome C4, BOL, whole genome shotgun sequence:
AAAATATAATAGCAAAATACTATTTGATAGCAATTTTCTTTCTAATATTTTGACATGTGTTAAAATATCTCATGATTAAAAATATATATATACTAAGAAACTAAAAAAAAAAATTGAAAAAAATTCAAAAATATTTAATAGTATTTTTTTAGATAAATTACCTGTTTTAGAATCCTAAAGAAAAAAAAATTTGTAAAATAATTTATTTACTAATAATTTTCCTTTTCTAAAATCCTAATGAAAATATAGTTGTAAATTATTATTTGATAGTAATTTTACTTTTAAAAATTTGATAGTAATTTCTATCCTCATCTTCACATGAAATTGATGTTGATTTAAAAAAATAATAATATAAATGTCATGCTTATTGCCACAGTTATACTTACGCGTTTGTACATATAGATGTTATGATGTTGTATGTAAGTTAATGAGGGAAGTTAGTGTGACTATTATGCTTATGTATGATTATGTTTATGTGTGTTTGTTCTTATCGACATATAAAATTGGTTATGTTGTTGTAAGTCATTCTACTAAAGAATCAAAGAAAAAGGTTTGCAATGGAACAAGGTTACTAATAACTCGCCTAGACAACATGATTATTGAAGCAGAAATCGTAACCAAAAATTATGTGAAAAATGAATTTTTATTCGTAGAATAAATCTCATACCAACCGATGCAAGATGGCCTTCAAACTGAAAAGACCATAATTACCTATATGAATTTTCTATGCAATTAATATCAACAAGAGTTAAGGTTAAAGCTTAAAAATTTGGTATATATTTGTCAAGTCAACTCTTACAATTATACGCGCACTACTATGAAGAATCACTACAACTGCAGAGCTTTAGATTTTTAAAATATAATGACAATAGTGTCCTACAAAATATTATATATCAAAAAAAATTCAATAGTATATGATATATAGAAAAAGAGGTTAAAGTCATGATGCTAAAGTAAACAAATTTGATGTTCTATCTAGCAATATATTTGATATTTAGATGACTATCAATAATACATATTGATTGGTGTTGGGTAACATTTATTTTTTGAATTGTGTTATTTTTAATTTGTCTTAAAAAAATATAGAGAGTTCACAGTTTTATATGTTTTAATTAACTACAATCAATATTATTTAAAAAAAAATAGAAGTGATTATTTACTAAAAATTAAAAAAACTAATATACTATTTAAAACACCATGATTATTGAAATAGAAATACTAATCAAAATTTATGTAAGGAAACAGATTATTATTACAAAAGTAAGTAACCAATATATACTGAAAAATTCAAGAACTAATGTGAAAAAAGATTTTCATTCATTTATGTGTTCATGAAATTAAAACATCAAATAAAATCTGTGCAACGCACGGATCCATATCTATTTAAAATATATAAAACAAAAGTTGTCAAGGTCATGAGAGGATATCCCTGTTCGGAATCGCGCTAGGCGCTATCCGTAGTTTTTGAAAAATCGGAATAAACTCGGGGGTATACGTCTGGACTGGTTTTTAGTACATTTTTAGTTTTAAATACATACAAGATTCATCAAATTCCAAGTTAGATCATATAAACTGATACTTTTTGGTTGATAAATGCCATTAGTTTTATCGGATGCCATTAGTTTTTCTCAAGAAAATAAAACAGATGCGTTTAGTTTAGTCATGCACAAAAAAAAAAAAAGTAACCCAATAAACCTTTGTTTTGAAACGACTTTGATTTGTCTAAAAAAGTCAAACAAGAAATAAAATTAAAGAAAAATAAAAAAAGTTCAGAATTACCTTCTCTCACATTGGTAAGGAGAGTATAAGTGACAAGTCTGATTGTTTATAAATACAGCTATTTCTTCGTATCATCATATTGCATTGTGGGCTTTGCTTAATAAGACCCAAAATATGTCAAAAGTTTAAAATTAGTTGGCTAAAAATCGATTAAAACTCTGGGAAAGATCCGATTAATTGATTTAGGCTGTAAACTATACGGTGACCTGATTAGGCCTTAATCACCACGGTACTCCTAGGCGGCCGATTACGCGACTAGACGCCCGCGTTTTTGAACAGGGGAGGATATGGAACGTGAGTTTAGCAGTGTCAGCATCTTAAAATAACCACTTGGAAACCATATTTCTTACAAATTCCTACACAGCTTAAATTATTTGATTATTTTACCGGTGTCAGGTGACACCCTTCTTTCCCAAGTAGATCCGCTTCTGCACATGACATTAATGAAGCAAGCAGGCGTGCAGATCAGGTGCAATGCACATGCTCGGACAGGAGAAAAACTAGCAGGTGAACGGCACAAGCCTGACCAAGCAGCTGGATTCCTTGCTAGCTCTGACCAAACATAGCACGTCAATCCGCTCTTAACCATCTCTCGGCCAGCATTCGACCAGACACACCTCATCCATCGACTCTCTACGAGACCTATCACGGGCTGGTATGACCATTAGACAGTCCAATGGGGACATTGAACTAGCTACTGATTATTGTTTTAGTCTAGACACGGCCAATTTCGAACTGAGTTTTTTACTGTCCCCATACACAAAAGAAGCAAACAAAGAAATTATTTCCTTCAAACTCAATACCAATATTAAACAAATTATCATTTTCATCCAAGATTTCAAACTAATACCAGCTATGAATGAATTACATTTATGATTTAAAGTGTAAATATTCCTCAGAATGTTAGAAATTTTGTCTTCCAAGTTTCGACACCGATATTGACTTCCGTATCTGAGTTGACACAGTCGTGTCTTGTTACTTATGGAGCAATCAAACCAAACCACCAAGTCCACATTTACATTTGTTGGAGTCAACTCAACACCACGTGTCATTGTATATTATCCAAACAAGCACGTATAAGTTCGTGACAAGTTGAGTAAATAGAATCAGTAAACAGAAACAAACCCATTCAAACTTCGAGTGCACCATTTGCAATAAACATATGTATGTTGAGACATGAAAACAATATTCTTAAAAAGCTATTTCAAACATCTAGTAATTGAGACATTGTCGCATTTTAGGTTTACAAGTATACGCGTATATGGATTCAGCACCTAAGATCATCTATATATTGAGAGCTATATCTCATAAGTTTATTACCTCTCCATCAAAATCTAATTGAAGAAACAATATAATTGTTTTAAGTCAAAATATATGGGCATGAAGAATCTCTCATTTCTTGCAGTCCTATCTCTCCTAGCTTTAACTCTTCCATTAGCCATTGCTTCTGACCCAAGCCCCCTTCAAGACTTCTGCGTCGGCGTCAACACCCCATCAGATGGTGGTATGTACATGATGATGACTTCATAATCTTTTTTGCCGTATTGTTTTTACTGATTTCTCATTTCTTATACTCTTTAATATTTGGTTATTTTTCTCATCAGTGTTTGTGAATGGAAAGTTCTGCAAAGACCCAAAGCTCGTCACCGTGGATGACTTCTTTATGGCAGGGCTTCAAAATGCAAGACCCGTAGCTAATGTAGTCGGGTCGAATGTCACAGCCGTTAATGTTAACAACCTTCCAGGGTTAAACACCCTTGGAATCTCGCTTGTCCGCATAGATTATGGAGTAAATGGACAAAACCCACCTCACACCCACCCACGTGCTACCGAGATCCTCTATGTTGGACTTGGAAAACTTCTTGTAGGATTTGTCACATCGAACGGAGATGGAAACCGTCTGTTCACAAAAACACTCAACGAGGGTGATGTATTTGTGTTTCCAGAAGGACTAATTTGTTATGAACTAACGTATTATTAGCTCACAACACACGCAATACAAATGTATCTCACAGATTCTCTCTCTCAGAATCCTCTCTCAATACAATGTATCAATTGGTTCAGAGCTTACAATCGAATACCTAACTCTCTCTCCCTCTTTCCTTATTTATACTTCGTTAACTACTAACTGCAAAGCCTCCTCATGAATCGGAGTCTTTCAATTTTATCAACTTCCTCTCCTCCTTCCGACGCTCCTCCCTTCTGCGTGCCTTTCACTCTCCTTGTATAAACCCTCCAAGGCATAGCATCTTCTTCTTTGTTTTCTTCAGATCCTGGGATCTGAGTCGGTTACCCAATATGATCCTCTTAAAATATTAGTATCCAAAATGATCATCTTGAAGTTCAAATTTGGTTTAAGGGTAGGGAAAACCGTTGGGCTATAATATATTCGCAACTACATGAATTAAAGAACCTCTAGTTTGTAAACTGCATAGATTTCCAGGCAGCTTTTGAAGTGATTCTACATAGCCTTGGAGCTCTGTTTAGTTAGGAATTAAAGTCAATTAGCTTGATAGTTTATTTTGTCTTGGTTTTTGAGGTATGATTTTTATGACCTGGTTGGTTCCTTAGTCGATTGAGTTGTGCATCTGGTTGGCCTCTGATACAGCTACCGTTTTGGACATGTTGTCTAGAAAACTACATGAATATTGACCAGGGTCATATGTCCTTACCAAAGCTCTCGCCTTTCCGGTATCTAGGGAGAAGTCGTACAATTCAGCATTCTACAGTTTAAAGTTTACAAATGTTATTTTTTCATCAACAATGATCATTTATGTGCAGCTTCCAAGTGTCGAAATGGAGAAAAATCAAACCAATAAAAGAAGGACGACAAGTGAAATAAGAACAAATTAGCATGTGCATAGTACATTAGATAAGGAACACATTGTACAATAGGAGATAGTTCTGATATGATTTCACACAAACTAGAAAAACGAGAAAGCAAAGCATATAAACAAAAGCAGAAGAAAATCAATCTTTCATATAACCATATTGATATTTCTTCAACTTTCTTCATCGGTTTTCTTTGTCTTCTCGATTTCAAGCAGATAAATCCTCTCAGCTTCTGGTACAGCCTTGGTTAAAGCTTGAAGCCTATGGTTCAAGTCATCAAGCTTGTTCATTAACCTATCGTTAGTGAACATTCCCATACAAACGC
Proteins encoded in this window:
- the LOC106338857 gene encoding germin-like protein subfamily 1 member 11, giving the protein MGMKNLSFLAVLSLLALTLPLAIASDPSPLQDFCVGVNTPSDGVFVNGKFCKDPKLVTVDDFFMAGLQNARPVANVVGSNVTAVNVNNLPGLNTLGISLVRIDYGVNGQNPPHTHPRATEILYVGLGKLLVGFVTSNGDGNRLFTKTLNEGDVFVFPEGLICYELTYY